One Micromonospora sp. WMMD812 genomic window carries:
- a CDS encoding ABC transporter ATP-binding protein, with translation MSAPGLALAGVSAAYRGATVLHEVDLTVARGELLVVLGPSGAGKSTVLRVVAGLEPVTAGRVHIAGRDVTAARPGLRNVSMVFQSYALFPHLTVAENIAFGLEVRDTPRAVARDRARAAAETVGCAGLLDRRPGQLSGGERQRVALARALVREPDVFLLDEPLSNLDLALRVEMRAELRALHDRLGATMVHVTHDQTEALVLADRIAVLRDGRIEQVGTPDEIWHAPASTFVATFVGSPAMNLLPVSGPVRPTGEAPSGRTDEDLRIGFRPEAVVLDAAEGAAATVDRVEVVGEDAYAYLTLAGGGPVVARVPAARRPGRGSAVRVGVRWADTHVFHAGSGRRHTSA, from the coding sequence GTGAGCGCACCGGGACTCGCCCTGGCCGGGGTCAGCGCCGCCTACCGCGGCGCGACCGTGCTCCACGAGGTCGACCTGACCGTCGCCCGTGGTGAGCTGCTCGTGGTGCTCGGCCCGTCCGGCGCCGGCAAGTCCACCGTGCTGCGGGTGGTGGCCGGCCTCGAACCGGTCACCGCCGGCCGCGTGCACATCGCCGGCCGGGACGTCACCGCCGCGCGCCCCGGCCTGCGCAACGTGTCGATGGTCTTCCAGTCGTACGCGCTCTTCCCGCACCTCACCGTCGCCGAGAACATCGCGTTCGGCCTGGAGGTCCGGGACACCCCGCGGGCGGTCGCCCGGGACCGGGCGCGCGCGGCGGCCGAGACGGTCGGCTGCGCGGGCCTGCTCGACCGGCGGCCAGGGCAGCTCTCCGGCGGCGAACGGCAGCGGGTCGCGCTGGCCCGGGCGCTGGTCCGCGAGCCCGACGTCTTCCTGCTCGACGAACCGCTGTCCAACCTCGACCTCGCGCTGCGGGTGGAGATGCGGGCCGAGCTGCGGGCTCTGCACGACCGGCTGGGCGCGACCATGGTGCACGTCACCCACGACCAGACCGAGGCGCTGGTGCTGGCCGACCGGATCGCGGTGCTGCGCGACGGGCGGATCGAGCAAGTCGGCACCCCGGACGAGATCTGGCACGCCCCGGCGAGCACCTTCGTGGCCACCTTCGTCGGCTCCCCGGCGATGAACCTGCTGCCCGTGTCCGGGCCGGTGCGGCCGACCGGCGAGGCGCCGTCGGGACGGACGGACGAGGACCTGCGGATCGGGTTCCGGCCCGAGGCGGTCGTCCTGGACGCGGCCGAGGGCGCGGCGGCCACCGTGGACCGGGTCGAGGTGGTCGGCGAGGACGCCTACGCGTACCTTACGCTCGCCGGCGGGGGTCCGGTGGTCGCGCGGGTTCCGGCGGCCCGCCGGCCGGGCCGGGGATCGGCGGTACGTGTGGGCGTGCGCTGGGCGGACACTCACGTCTTCCACGCCGGTTCGGGTCGCCGGCACACCTCCGCATGA
- a CDS encoding sugar ABC transporter permease, with translation MLAPYLVGLVGLVLLPAAITLALAFTEYDLLRPPTWVGLDNVTALLDDPVFRVALTNSLVFALVAVPLRVLLALGLALLLHRRAPGVGSARTAAVLPTAVPEIAYGLLWLWLLNPLYGPVNQLLRTGGENGLTVLGRTPPQWLTDPTDARAAIIGMSLFTMGETFVVLLAARRALPRDVYEMAALEDATGWDVFRRATLPLMAPVLGLLALRDAIASLHFSFVPAFVVTDGGPPPYATTYLSLFVYRNAFEYLRYGYAAAATLVMILLTVAAIVVQWRLFRRYRAFYRL, from the coding sequence ATGCTCGCGCCATACCTGGTGGGGCTGGTCGGGTTGGTCCTGCTGCCCGCCGCGATCACCCTGGCGCTCGCCTTCACCGAGTACGACCTGCTGCGTCCACCGACCTGGGTGGGCCTGGACAACGTCACGGCACTCCTCGACGACCCGGTGTTCCGGGTGGCGCTGACCAACTCGCTGGTGTTCGCGCTGGTGGCCGTACCCCTGCGGGTGCTCCTGGCGCTCGGCCTGGCGCTGCTGCTGCACCGCCGGGCGCCCGGCGTGGGCAGCGCCCGCACCGCGGCCGTGCTGCCCACGGCGGTGCCGGAGATCGCCTACGGGCTGCTCTGGCTCTGGCTGCTCAACCCGCTCTACGGCCCGGTCAACCAGCTGCTGCGCACCGGCGGGGAGAACGGGCTGACCGTGCTGGGGCGTACCCCGCCGCAGTGGCTCACCGACCCCACCGACGCCCGGGCCGCGATCATCGGCATGAGCCTGTTCACCATGGGGGAGACCTTCGTGGTGTTGCTGGCCGCCCGCCGGGCGCTGCCCCGCGACGTGTACGAGATGGCCGCCCTGGAGGATGCGACCGGCTGGGACGTGTTCCGCCGGGCCACCCTGCCGCTGATGGCCCCGGTGCTCGGGCTGCTCGCGCTCCGGGACGCCATCGCCAGCCTGCACTTCTCCTTCGTGCCGGCGTTCGTCGTCACCGACGGCGGCCCGCCTCCGTACGCCACCACCTACCTGTCACTGTTCGTCTACCGCAACGCGTTCGAGTACCTGCGCTACGGCTACGCCGCCGCGGCGACGCTGGTGATGATTCTGCTGACCGTGGCGGCGATCGTGGTGCAATGGCGGCTGTTCCGCCGCTACCGGGCCTTCTACCGGCTGTAA
- a CDS encoding sugar ABC transporter substrate-binding protein, translated as MKPKALLALLLSAVLLTAGCGSGSGSSPGDPVRLLVFGAPEELAAYRTLIDAYEKARPNAEVQLIEASDRKDLLARLATSVAGGAPPDLFLMNYRFYGQFAAKNVVEPLDDRIAASEAIDPADYYPVAMDAFTWSGKQLCLPQNVSSLAVYYNRTLFQKYSVPEPRAGWTWNDLVGTAGAMTRDARGQIIKATESEGAALRPAVHGLGVEPSIIRLAPFVWSNGGEIVDDPARPTRLTLDTPAAREALKNLVDLRLAYGVVPTDEEVEAEDDESRFANGRLAMLMSSRRSTTTFRTIDDFEWDVAPLPVYREQVGVLHSDAYCMTRGARNKEAAWRFLEFAIAEEGQEIIAATGRTVPSHIGVSQSPAFLGPAQPPRSAKVFLDAIPTVRALPTVSTWPEIEDVTYGILENAMHRGDRLDDVIRDLDQQTRPLFARGEHG; from the coding sequence ATGAAGCCCAAGGCGCTGCTCGCCCTGCTGCTCTCCGCCGTGCTGCTGACCGCCGGCTGCGGCTCCGGCTCCGGCTCGTCGCCCGGCGACCCGGTCCGGCTGCTGGTCTTCGGCGCGCCCGAGGAGTTGGCCGCATACCGCACCCTCATCGACGCGTACGAGAAGGCGCGACCGAATGCCGAGGTGCAGCTCATCGAAGCCAGCGACCGCAAGGACCTGCTCGCCCGGCTGGCCACGTCGGTCGCCGGGGGCGCGCCGCCGGACCTGTTTCTGATGAACTACCGCTTCTACGGCCAGTTCGCGGCGAAGAACGTGGTGGAACCGCTGGACGACCGGATCGCGGCGTCCGAGGCGATCGACCCGGCCGACTACTACCCGGTCGCCATGGACGCCTTCACATGGAGCGGTAAGCAGCTGTGCCTCCCGCAGAACGTGTCCAGCCTGGCCGTCTACTACAACCGGACCCTGTTCCAGAAGTACAGCGTGCCGGAGCCGAGGGCGGGCTGGACCTGGAACGACCTGGTCGGCACCGCCGGCGCGATGACCCGCGACGCCCGCGGCCAGATCATCAAGGCCACCGAGAGCGAGGGCGCGGCCCTGCGACCGGCCGTGCACGGCCTCGGCGTCGAACCGTCGATCATCCGGCTCGCCCCGTTCGTCTGGTCCAACGGCGGCGAGATCGTCGACGACCCGGCCCGGCCGACCCGGCTCACCCTGGACACCCCGGCCGCCCGCGAGGCCCTGAAGAACCTCGTCGACCTGCGGCTGGCGTACGGGGTGGTGCCGACCGACGAGGAGGTCGAGGCCGAGGACGACGAGTCCCGCTTCGCCAACGGGCGCCTCGCCATGCTGATGAGCTCCCGGCGGTCCACCACCACGTTCCGCACGATCGACGACTTCGAGTGGGACGTCGCCCCGCTGCCGGTCTACCGGGAACAGGTCGGCGTGCTGCACTCCGACGCGTACTGCATGACCCGCGGCGCACGGAACAAGGAGGCGGCCTGGCGGTTCCTGGAGTTCGCCATCGCCGAGGAGGGGCAGGAGATCATCGCGGCCACCGGGCGTACGGTGCCCTCGCACATCGGGGTGTCGCAGTCCCCGGCCTTCCTCGGCCCGGCCCAGCCGCCGCGCAGCGCGAAGGTGTTCCTCGACGCCATCCCCACCGTCCGGGCCCTGCCCACCGTCTCCACCTGGCCGGAGATCGAGGACGTCACGTACGGCATCCTGGAGAACGCCATGCACCGGGGCGACCGCCTCGACGACGTGATCCGGGACCTCGACCAGCAGACCCGGCCGCTGTTCGCCCGGGGCGAGCACGGGTGA
- a CDS encoding carbohydrate ABC transporter permease produces MGGPSPLPEAAGRAWRTLGAAFVILVFVPPLLLLVSGSLTEPGLPPPPTPRLVPDPVSTTGYHDAVEIGGLLRASLNSVLVAVVAVPLSVLVASLAGFALARLAPRTTATVVGASLLALMVPATALLVPRFAIFRALGLTDTLVPLVAPALLGTSPLYVLVYYLAFRALPADLYDACLVEDLSPLRTWWRVALPLVRPVTAALTALTFVLTWSNFLDPLIYVYDRDQFTLPLALRSLSVLDPTNFPVFLAGAVLATVPALLVFVLAQRRFLHHDDPTGRER; encoded by the coding sequence GTGGGCGGCCCCTCACCGCTGCCCGAGGCGGCCGGACGGGCCTGGCGCACCCTCGGCGCGGCCTTCGTCATCCTGGTCTTCGTTCCGCCGCTGCTGCTGCTGGTCTCCGGCTCGCTCACCGAGCCGGGCCTGCCACCGCCGCCGACGCCGCGGCTGGTGCCGGACCCGGTCTCCACCACCGGCTACCACGACGCGGTCGAGATCGGCGGGCTGCTGCGCGCCTCGCTCAACTCGGTGCTCGTCGCGGTCGTCGCCGTGCCGCTGAGCGTGCTCGTCGCCTCGCTCGCCGGGTTCGCGCTGGCCCGGCTCGCGCCGCGGACCACCGCCACCGTGGTGGGCGCCTCCCTGCTCGCCCTCATGGTGCCGGCCACCGCCCTGCTGGTGCCCCGCTTCGCCATCTTCCGGGCCCTCGGTCTCACCGACACGCTGGTGCCGTTGGTCGCCCCGGCGTTGCTGGGCACCTCGCCGCTCTACGTCCTGGTCTACTACCTGGCCTTCCGTGCCCTGCCGGCCGACCTCTACGACGCCTGCCTGGTGGAGGACCTGTCGCCCCTGCGGACCTGGTGGCGGGTGGCCCTGCCGCTGGTCCGCCCGGTCACCGCCGCGCTCACCGCCCTCACGTTCGTGCTCACCTGGTCGAACTTCCTCGACCCTCTGATCTACGTCTACGACCGCGACCAGTTCACCCTGCCGCTGGCCCTGCGCTCGCTGTCCGTGCTGGACCCGACGAACTTCCCGGTGTTCCTGGCCGGGGCGGTGCTCGCCACGGTCCCGGCGCTGCTGGTGTTCGTGCTGGCCCAGCGTCGCTTCCTTCACCACGACGACCCGACGGGACGGGAACGATGA
- a CDS encoding YafY family protein translates to MSDPSSRLLSLLSLLQTPREWPGSELAARLRVSLRTVRRDVERLRDLGYPVEATMGTLGGYRLVAGKAMPPLLLDDEEAVAIAVGLRTAARHAVAGIEEASVRALAKVEQVLPSRLRQRIGALGAATVPLLAWEQPTVDPEQLTTLAAAVTNREQLRFAYRRHGGDERERLVEPQNLVSAGRRWYLVGYDNDRDDWRIYRVDRIVGQRPTGRRTPPRALPAPDAAAYVTDRLRDLAPVYRAVATLHAPIERLAGRLGDAPDDLEPIDAQSCRLRSHSDTLEWLAWRLLTLGCPFEVHEPPELVAYLHGIGARATAAAGPPTG, encoded by the coding sequence ATGTCCGACCCGTCTTCCCGCCTGCTGAGCCTGCTGTCGCTTCTGCAGACCCCGCGCGAGTGGCCCGGCAGCGAGCTCGCCGCCCGGCTGCGCGTGAGCCTGCGCACGGTCCGTCGGGACGTCGAGCGCCTCCGCGACCTCGGCTACCCGGTCGAGGCGACCATGGGCACGCTCGGCGGCTACCGCCTCGTCGCCGGCAAGGCCATGCCGCCCCTGCTGCTCGACGACGAGGAGGCGGTGGCGATCGCGGTCGGCCTGCGCACGGCGGCACGGCACGCGGTCGCCGGCATCGAGGAAGCTTCGGTGCGGGCGCTGGCGAAGGTCGAACAGGTGCTGCCGTCCCGGCTGCGCCAGCGGATCGGCGCGTTGGGCGCGGCCACCGTGCCGCTGCTCGCCTGGGAGCAGCCGACGGTCGACCCCGAGCAGCTGACCACGCTGGCCGCCGCCGTCACCAACCGTGAACAGCTGCGGTTCGCCTACCGGCGGCACGGCGGCGACGAGCGCGAACGGCTGGTCGAGCCCCAAAATCTGGTGTCCGCCGGCCGCCGCTGGTACCTGGTCGGGTACGACAACGACCGCGACGACTGGCGTATCTACCGCGTGGACCGGATCGTCGGGCAGCGGCCGACCGGGAGGCGCACCCCGCCGCGCGCGCTGCCAGCCCCGGACGCGGCCGCGTACGTGACGGACAGGCTGCGCGACCTGGCTCCCGTCTACCGGGCGGTGGCGACGCTGCACGCACCGATCGAGCGGCTGGCCGGCCGGCTCGGCGATGCCCCCGACGACCTGGAGCCGATCGACGCGCAGAGCTGCCGACTCCGCAGCCACAGCGACACCCTGGAATGGCTGGCCTGGCGACTGCTGACGCTGGGCTGCCCGTTCGAGGTGCACGAGCCGCCCGAACTCGTCGCGTACCTGCACGGGATCGGTGCCCGGGCGACGGCCGCGGCGGGCCCGCCGACCGGGTAG